TTTGTTCTAGTGATGACTCTCTCTGTGATGTCAATAAGAGCACGCCTTGATGTCAGAACATCTTCATCATCGCTGTCTGGGAGAGCTTCTATGGCTTTGATTGCACGGTTAGCATGTTCTCTTGCAAGCTCTTTCGTCTTTTCAATCCCGCGGCTCTTCTGTAGGTAGTCAAGAGCCTGTAATTTTATAAAGTGTAGACCGTTAAGTTACGGCAGTTACTTTTACCCAGTAGCTCATCATGCAATGTGGATATGAACCATATGATAACTATTGCAACAGTATGGCAGTTTAAGCCACTTTCCTTCAGCTTCCCAGTGAAAGATTCAAAACAAATCTTGAAGATAAGCAGCATCAGAAATTAAATGATTACTGGATTAAAATTGCAAAATCATGAAATAGGTTTATATTTGTTGAAAACCAATTCTTTTTAACATTTCCAAGTATCATGTTACCATAAATAAATATGGCTTTTATGTATAATAGTATGATGTTCATCTGCCATGTGTGAGACATTTGCAAAGGGTGTGTAAATAATTAGAGAAAGCATGTTTGTAATCCAGAGTGATTTACTCACAAGCTCAACATTTGCAGGATTGTCAAAACCCCTGTCAACAACTTCATGTAGTTGTGGGAATTCTTCCATCGCATAAAGCATAGGTGCGGTAATGATTCCCTGCATTATGAATGCCAACGAATGTCAAACAGTGTAAGCACTTCCTAAGAGAGAGAATCAGCAGTCACACGACACCATTGTAACTGGATATGCTGGTAATTACAAGTTATTAGGTAAAAAACAGAACTATGAAAATAAATGTTGATACCATATTTTACACCTAATTTCACTAGATTACTACAAGGTGCACAAAAGTATTCGTACAAGCAATagggttcagacttcagaatattattgttatatgagtTAACTTCTAATAGTAGTAATAAATTATATGGTTCTAGTATGTGAAAAATGATAGATAAGGCTGAAAAGAGTAAAATACCCATCGACTGAGATGCTTACACAATTAGACCAATACAAATCACTGGTGTTAATTCCAAATTAAAGCCTAAGCTATCAGGTGTGTTAAGTACTCAAGTTCAAGACAGCAGCTTACACAGTTACAAAGGGCATGACGAAGGATATGCTTATTAGTCAATTTCATTTGTATTCTACACTAAATAAACGTTCTAAATAATTGTTGAGCTCTTAATTCTATGTTTGTTGGAGGTTAAATGGATATTAAGTTGCTAAGATAAAATATAATAGGAAAATTGGGATGGCTGTTATTACATGACGGATATCAGTTAATGAACCCTTCCCAAGGGATGCAGAAGTGCCTGTGAAATCAAGAACATCGTCGATCAACTGGAAGGCTAAACCCTGCAAGGATCCCAAGTTAACTAAGTCACTGGAAGGTTCACAGCATTAGCTAAGAAAGAAATCTAGCTTCAAAAATGGGAAGGAAACTATAAGATGTTTCACAAACCAGGTTTCGACCATATTCATATGCGAGCATTGACACATCAGCAGTGTGCCCTGCAAGAATAGCGACAGCCTTGCAGCTATTTGATATCAATGATGCTGTTTTGTAGTACGTCTTCTGCAAGTAGTAATCCATACTGCAAATTGTTCGGAATCGTAATAGAACTGTCAAATGGGAGTATTTAAATACAGAAAATAAAGTACATGAATAAACAAATACTGCAAGCATTTCAAATATCATTATCTTAGATTTAGGTATTAGAGCAACTACCTTCGCCTTTGCTCTCTACTTGTGGAGATTTGCATGGTTTCACCAGTAACTAGATGTTCTACAGCAGTAGCCATTAGAGATACCACCTGAAGAAACAATGTAGAGAAATCAATTGGTGCTTTGGTAGGATACAGAACTACCAAGAAAAAAGGGCTAGCACTGCAATCACAAGAGTGAATCCAGAAATACAGTATGAGCTTGGCTAGAAAATGATGGTAAGAAATACATTCCAAGACAACACTAGGAGTTGAGCCACTATGATTCATAAGCTCAACGTGGAGGCCAAGAAACGTGCATCCCCAATAAAGCAAATGGCATGAGATCAGACCAAGTACATGGACATGAGATCACATGTGAAACAATGAGTGGAAAAGAATCAAGTAACCAGAATAGAGCATGGCCACTTAAACTTCAGCCCTTTAGACTATTACAAATAAGTATGATATTGTCTTGGAGACTATTACAAATAGATTAACAATATCCAAGTACCTCTGTGTTCCCAAGCGCTGCAAGTGCCACACATGCTCTAGACAGGAGGAAGTCACCAGCCAGAACAGAAAGCTGAAAGCATAAGAAATTAATAATTTGTGGAATACTGGTGTAAAGATAATTTAAATAGTACCATCTCCGTGAGTAATAAGTAATTGATGAACAATGATGCCCCCAGAAACTTTAAAAACATCTTCACGCTATCCTTTTGTGTGTGTATAAGGTGATGTGTGTGTTCTTGATGAGAGTATCTAATACTCACTTAGTACACTGCGTATGCAGTTCGTGTGACTT
The Oryza sativa Japonica Group chromosome 6, ASM3414082v1 DNA segment above includes these coding regions:
- the LOC4341844 gene encoding solanesyl-diphosphate synthase 1, mitochondrial isoform X1; translation: MSWRWALARRVAALGATSGGGDGATAQAQRLFSSAAALLGRHPPPPSPPHYQIRSKVVGCRGATFVSSRWLHDAQYQVRQDGLSRSEQDPFELVADELSLLANRLRSMVAAEVPKLASAAEYFFKVGAEGKRFRPTVLLLMASALKFPLSDSTEVGVLTILANKLRTRQQNIAEITEMIHVASLLHDDVLDDADTRRGVSSLNCIMGNKLSVLAGDFLLSRACVALAALGNTEVVSLMATAVEHLVTGETMQISTSREQRRSMDYYLQKTYYKTASLISNSCKAVAILAGHTADVSMLAYEYGRNLGLAFQLIDDVLDFTGTSASLGKGSLTDIRHGIITAPMLYAMEEFPQLHEVVDRGFDNPANVELALDYLQKSRGIEKTKELAREHANRAIKAIEALPDSDDEDVLTSRRALIDITERVITRTK
- the LOC4341844 gene encoding solanesyl-diphosphate synthase 1, mitochondrial isoform X2 → MVAAEVPKLASAAEYFFKVGAEGKRFRPTVLLLMASALKFPLSDSTEVGVLTILANKLRTRQQNIAEITEMIHVASLLHDDVLDDADTRRGVSSLNCIMGNKLSVLAGDFLLSRACVALAALGNTEVVSLMATAVEHLVTGETMQISTSREQRRSMDYYLQKTYYKTASLISNSCKAVAILAGHTADVSMLAYEYGRNLGLAFQLIDDVLDFTGTSASLGKGSLTDIRHGIITAPMLYAMEEFPQLHEVVDRGFDNPANVELALDYLQKSRGIEKTKELAREHANRAIKAIEALPDSDDEDVLTSRRALIDITERVITRTK
- the LOC4341844 gene encoding solanesyl-diphosphate synthase 1, mitochondrial, coding for MSWRWALARRVAALGATSGGGDGATAQAQRLFSSAAALLGRHPPPPSPPHYQIRSKVVGCRGATFVSSRWLHDAQYQVRQDGLSRSEEQQDPFELVADELSLLANRLRSMVAAEVPKLASAAEYFFKVGAEGKRFRPTVLLLMASALKFPLSDSTEVGVLTILANKLRTRQQNIAEITEMIHVASLLHDDVLDDADTRRGVSSLNCIMGNKLSVLAGDFLLSRACVALAALGNTEVVSLMATAVEHLVTGETMQISTSREQRRSMDYYLQKTYYKTASLISNSCKAVAILAGHTADVSMLAYEYGRNLGLAFQLIDDVLDFTGTSASLGKGSLTDIRHGIITAPMLYAMEEFPQLHEVVDRGFDNPANVELALDYLQKSRGIEKTKELAREHANRAIKAIEALPDSDDEDVLTSRRALIDITERVITRTK